The DNA sequence CCCCTGAATCGTAAACCTCATCCTCTCGGGAGACTCAGGGCTCAGATCTTGCGCAATGGGGATCTCGGTTACCGGTAAAGTGGATTCGCTAGCAGACATGGTCTGGGGCACCAACGGATAGAGCCACTGCTTTAAAGGGACGTCATGCAGGATTGTTCTTTTAAGTTCGAGCAGCCCCTCAGCCGTGGGCGTTACGACCAAACCACTCAAATCGATCTCGACGGCACGAATCCCCAAGCGCTCAATCCGCGCTTGTTTCTCATCATGGACAAATGAAGTACAGGCGAACTCAATCAGCAGCGGGCCATCGCTCAGCTCTGCGAGCATGTCGGGTCTAAAGTCGCCCATCCACAGCTCTTCTTTGACCGATTCAAAATCCCACCAGGAACTCTGATCTTCAGAATCAGGGAGATGCCCTGGTTGTGGGGGCAGCTGCAATCCCAAATTTTCTTTCACGACCTGCTTGGCATATCGATGCAGAAAGCTTTCGGGCATTACTTCGCAGGGAACCTTCTGCGATGCATGAGAGAAATGGTGCATTCGTTGCTGCCCTTTGCGTGCGATTACAGATTCGTCGCACTCAATACATCGGCATCCGCATCCCAGGCCACGTTCTACTTCGCTTATTGAAACGACTCGGCCATTGGCGTCCACTGCAATCGTCATAGTCATTAGGCTTTCCTCTGG is a window from the Candidatus Obscuribacterales bacterium genome containing:
- a CDS encoding competence protein CoiA family protein, whose protein sequence is MTIAVDANGRVVSISEVERGLGCGCRCIECDESVIARKGQQRMHHFSHASQKVPCEVMPESFLHRYAKQVVKENLGLQLPPQPGHLPDSEDQSSWWDFESVKEELWMGDFRPDMLAELSDGPLLIEFACTSFVHDEKQARIERLGIRAVEIDLSGLVVTPTAEGLLELKRTILHDVPLKQWLYPLVPQTMSASESTLPVTEIPIAQDLSPESPERMRFTIQGLWVDLRVLEYGSVVLKSVAYSPVIVDLLKRLARQNSGRYVAKHKNWMFPSWARTRLQQELERLADAECSIPAKALADQCDFPADNTELRLGQYLDARVVLQQYQSGSA